A single window of Halobacillus naozhouensis DNA harbors:
- a CDS encoding amino acid ABC transporter permease — protein sequence MLDRFNFSGVVEFLPELMTGLYYTLLISVVGLLIGFVLGAIFGLGRISRFKIVYWISSVYIEILRGTPVLVQAIWIFYALPLIIYYNFDSVTAGIIVIALNSGAYIAEIVRGAVVSIEKGQMEAGRSLGLNHRQTMRHIIWPQAFKRMIPPLGNQFIISIKDTSLLSVILVPELIFQGRLIAANHFNAVEIYTTVAVFYLAITLTLSFVLSIVERRLDV from the coding sequence ATGCTGGATCGATTTAATTTTTCAGGTGTGGTTGAATTTTTACCAGAATTAATGACGGGTCTTTATTATACGCTGCTGATCTCGGTAGTTGGTCTTTTGATAGGCTTTGTTCTTGGTGCCATTTTTGGATTGGGGCGTATTTCAAGATTTAAAATTGTTTATTGGATATCAAGTGTGTACATAGAGATTCTCCGCGGTACTCCGGTTCTAGTTCAGGCCATATGGATATTCTATGCGCTGCCGTTGATTATTTACTATAATTTTGATTCAGTTACAGCCGGTATTATAGTAATTGCTTTAAATTCGGGGGCATATATCGCAGAAATTGTACGTGGTGCCGTAGTATCTATTGAAAAAGGTCAAATGGAGGCTGGTCGTTCACTTGGCCTGAATCATCGACAGACGATGCGTCATATTATTTGGCCACAGGCTTTTAAACGAATGATTCCGCCACTGGGCAACCAATTCATTATCAGTATTAAGGATACATCCCTGTTATCAGTCATACTCGTTCCGGAACTGATTTTCCAAGGGCGTTTGATTGCTGCCAACCACTTTAATGCTGTTGAAATTTATACGACAGTTGCCGTGTTCTATCTGGCCATTACCTTAACATTATCCTTCGTCTTGAGCATTGTTGAAAGGAGGCTGGATGTATAA
- a CDS encoding TIGR04104 family putative zinc finger protein: MRSGFRMRRGMDCPHCGKTQYQTQPSMWKSSMISLIPLILIPLVISFSMSVIFEVAILFVSVVFYLSILPFVLKLSNEEEPLW; the protein is encoded by the coding sequence ATGAGAAGTGGGTTTAGAATGCGCCGAGGTATGGATTGCCCACATTGCGGAAAAACGCAATATCAAACCCAACCTTCCATGTGGAAAAGTTCCATGATCTCCTTGATCCCACTTATATTGATTCCACTGGTTATTTCATTTAGTATGTCTGTTATTTTTGAAGTCGCCATCCTCTTCGTTTCAGTAGTCTTCTATCTCAGCATCCTGCCATTTGTACTGAAACTCTCTAATGAAGAGGAACCTCTCTGGTGA
- a CDS encoding aminotransferase class I/II-fold pyridoxal phosphate-dependent enzyme: MQKKERVFLSSPHMSGNEQKYIQEAFDLNWIAPLGNNVNEFEKDIAEYNGMAGASVVTSGTAAIHLALRLLDVSEGDSVICSSLTFVASANPIMYQGAEPIFIDSEPDTWNMSPQALDRALRDAGQNGNLPKAAIIVNLYGQSAKINELKSVCDRYSVPIIEDAAESLGSEYNGQKSGTFGDFGIYSFNGNKIITTSGGGALVSNNKEALEKSRFLSTQARDKALHYQHSELGYNYRMSNIVAGIGRAQLEVLDTRVEQRRGAFRRYQESLGSLPGFNFMPELEGTKSNRWLTALTINPDQAGISHLDIIDALAERNIEARPVWKPLHLQPIFEGKEYYPHDINYSVSDKLFKYGLCLPSGSNMTLEQQDSVIGIIQELVKLKQPTS; the protein is encoded by the coding sequence ATGCAAAAAAAAGAAAGAGTCTTCCTCTCATCTCCTCATATGAGCGGAAACGAACAAAAGTACATACAAGAAGCATTTGATCTGAATTGGATAGCCCCACTTGGAAACAACGTTAATGAATTTGAAAAAGATATTGCAGAGTATAATGGTATGGCAGGGGCTTCAGTAGTAACATCGGGAACAGCTGCGATTCATTTAGCTTTGCGTCTATTGGACGTCTCAGAAGGAGATAGCGTCATCTGCTCTTCCCTTACTTTTGTAGCAAGTGCAAATCCTATTATGTATCAAGGGGCAGAACCTATCTTCATAGATTCCGAACCAGATACATGGAATATGTCTCCACAGGCATTAGATAGAGCATTAAGAGATGCGGGGCAAAATGGCAATCTGCCTAAAGCTGCAATAATTGTTAATTTATATGGTCAAAGTGCAAAAATAAACGAACTGAAATCTGTTTGTGATAGATATAGTGTGCCAATTATAGAGGACGCAGCTGAGTCACTTGGTAGTGAATACAATGGTCAGAAAAGTGGGACCTTTGGAGATTTCGGCATCTACTCCTTTAACGGAAATAAAATAATTACAACTTCCGGTGGTGGAGCACTTGTTTCTAATAATAAAGAAGCATTAGAAAAATCACGTTTTTTATCTACTCAGGCTAGGGATAAGGCTCTACACTATCAACACAGTGAATTAGGATATAATTACAGAATGAGTAATATAGTAGCTGGAATTGGCAGGGCCCAACTAGAGGTCCTGGATACCCGGGTGGAGCAAAGGAGAGGAGCATTTAGACGTTACCAGGAATCTTTAGGGAGTCTTCCGGGTTTTAACTTTATGCCTGAATTAGAAGGTACTAAATCTAATCGTTGGTTAACTGCACTAACAATCAACCCAGACCAGGCAGGAATATCTCACTTGGATATAATTGATGCGTTAGCTGAAAGAAATATTGAAGCTAGACCTGTATGGAAACCACTCCATCTTCAGCCAATTTTTGAAGGAAAAGAATATTATCCACATGATATAAATTATAGTGTTTCAGATAAACTGTTTAAGTACGGTTTATGCCTCCCTTCAGGATCGAATATGACTCTTGAGCAGCAAGATAGCGTAATAGGGATTATTCAGGAGCTTGTTAAATTAAAACAACCTACCAGCTAG
- a CDS encoding amino acid ABC transporter ATP-binding protein, which translates to MITVEKLHKSFGKTEVLKGIDCKVEQKEVVCVIGPSGSGKSTFLRCLNLLEEITSGDVVVDGASLNDPKTNINEVRKEVGMVFQQFNLFPHKSVIENVMLAPQKARGISKDEAKDRAQKLLEKVGLSEKADMYPNQLSGGQQQRVAIARALAMEPKVMLFDEPTSALDPELVGEVLAVMKQLAYEGMTMVVVTHEMGFAKEVGDRVLFMDEGIIMEEGDPEQIFTNPESERTKEFLNKIL; encoded by the coding sequence ATGATTACGGTTGAAAAATTGCATAAAAGTTTCGGAAAGACAGAGGTCCTGAAGGGGATTGATTGTAAGGTTGAACAAAAAGAAGTGGTTTGTGTAATCGGCCCGAGTGGATCCGGAAAAAGTACATTTTTAAGGTGTTTAAATCTGCTTGAAGAAATTACAAGCGGTGATGTTGTTGTTGATGGTGCAAGTTTAAATGATCCGAAGACAAATATTAATGAAGTTCGAAAAGAAGTGGGAATGGTTTTTCAGCAATTTAATCTGTTTCCGCATAAATCCGTAATTGAAAATGTCATGCTTGCTCCACAAAAAGCGCGTGGTATCAGTAAAGATGAAGCAAAGGACCGTGCACAGAAGTTACTGGAAAAGGTCGGTCTGAGTGAAAAAGCTGACATGTATCCCAATCAATTATCAGGCGGACAGCAGCAACGCGTGGCCATTGCTCGTGCACTTGCCATGGAGCCTAAGGTGATGTTGTTTGATGAACCAACCTCTGCACTCGATCCAGAGCTTGTTGGGGAAGTATTAGCCGTTATGAAACAGCTTGCCTATGAAGGTATGACGATGGTCGTTGTCACACACGAAATGGGGTTTGCCAAAGAAGTTGGGGATCGAGTCCTCTTTATGGATGAAGGAATTATAATGGAGGAAGGCGATCCGGAACAGATCTTTACGAATCCTGAATCGGAGCGGACGAAAGAATTTCTGAATAAAATATTGTAA
- a CDS encoding sugar transferase, producing the protein MKRLTDITISLILIIIFSTVLLISFFIIKKKLGSPVIFTQQRPGLHGKPFHVYKFRTMTNERDKNGDLLPDNIRLTKTGKIIRKLSLDELPQLFNVIKGEISLVGPRPLLMEYLPFYTREQARRHDVRPGITGWAQVNGRNAISWEDKFKLDVWYVDNRTFWLDIKIIFLTVLKVFKSEGINQDGNATMEKFRGTSDKEKVSGK; encoded by the coding sequence ATGAAGAGGTTAACTGACATTACCATATCACTAATATTAATAATTATCTTTAGTACAGTGTTATTAATTTCTTTTTTTATAATTAAGAAAAAGTTAGGCTCACCTGTTATTTTTACACAACAACGCCCTGGCCTACATGGCAAGCCTTTTCACGTATATAAATTTAGGACAATGACAAATGAACGTGATAAAAATGGTGATCTCTTACCAGACAATATTCGACTAACCAAAACAGGTAAGATTATTCGGAAACTTAGTCTGGACGAACTTCCTCAACTTTTCAATGTAATAAAAGGGGAGATTAGTTTAGTGGGGCCTCGTCCTTTATTAATGGAATACCTTCCTTTTTATACACGAGAACAAGCGCGCAGACACGATGTTCGTCCTGGAATTACTGGGTGGGCACAAGTTAATGGTCGCAATGCTATCAGCTGGGAAGATAAGTTTAAATTGGATGTATGGTATGTTGATAACCGAACTTTTTGGCTAGATATAAAAATTATTTTTTTAACCGTCCTAAAAGTGTTTAAGTCTGAAGGTATTAATCAAGATGGCAATGCAACGATGGAGAAGTTTAGGGGTACTTCTGATAAAGAGAAGGTATCGGGTAAATGA
- a CDS encoding glutamine ABC transporter substrate-binding protein: protein MKKNNWKLLGLILFSACLILGLAACGSSEESSGSDGELEDKYTVATDTGFVPFEFKEDGEYTGFDIELIKAIADEAGFEIELAPTNFDGIIPGLQTGKFDIAIAGIGITEERAKKIDYSDPYYESGLRIGVPKDNTSIKSLEDLEGKTIATRLGSTSAAFIKENIKGATPNEYQQMSQVYLAVENGSADAVLYDAPNVAYYVKTEGSDKLKMVGELYKAEQYGIAISKGQEDLVKAINDALATLKENGTYDEIYKKWFGEAPKES, encoded by the coding sequence TTGAAGAAAAATAATTGGAAGTTATTAGGTCTTATCTTATTTTCTGCTTGTCTGATACTTGGACTTGCTGCATGCGGAAGTAGTGAAGAATCGAGTGGTTCAGATGGTGAATTAGAGGACAAATATACCGTTGCAACGGATACTGGATTTGTTCCGTTTGAATTTAAAGAAGACGGTGAGTATACAGGTTTCGATATTGAACTCATTAAGGCGATAGCCGACGAAGCGGGATTTGAAATAGAATTAGCACCAACAAACTTTGATGGTATTATTCCGGGACTGCAAACGGGTAAATTTGATATTGCCATAGCCGGAATTGGTATTACAGAGGAGCGTGCTAAGAAGATTGATTACAGTGATCCATACTATGAATCAGGGCTGCGTATTGGTGTTCCAAAAGATAATACATCAATCAAAAGTCTTGAGGATCTGGAAGGAAAAACTATCGCCACAAGACTCGGGTCAACTAGTGCAGCATTTATAAAAGAGAATATTAAAGGTGCAACACCAAATGAGTACCAGCAGATGAGTCAGGTGTACCTGGCAGTGGAAAATGGAAGTGCTGATGCTGTTCTGTATGATGCTCCAAATGTTGCTTATTACGTCAAAACAGAAGGCAGTGATAAGCTGAAAATGGTCGGCGAATTGTATAAAGCCGAGCAATATGGAATTGCCATTTCCAAAGGGCAAGAAGATTTGGTAAAGGCTATCAATGATGCCCTGGCAACGCTGAAAGAAAATGGAACGTACGATGAAATTTATAAAAAATGGTTTGGTGAAGCACCAAAAGAATCATAA
- a CDS encoding glycosyltransferase family 2 protein, whose amino-acid sequence MYIFLEILFFIFSFLVFWAIIGYPFSLKILDKLLTKNELPKNYNYQPTITILIVAHNEESVIKEKLENVSRINYPKEKLEILISSDNSTDTTNEIVEDFIVNNQDKNIRIYKAKNRKGKTNAQNEAVRTIKSELIVFTDANAMLDKNACIELAAAFYDESIAYVTGKLCYTNRDIDLASESESSYWDLDLALRDIESRFQTITAGNGALYACKRKDYVEFDPIKSHDSSMPLYYSLNNKNAIANHDALAFEKAGENIKDEFNRKVRMSRIILASILPSLKILNVFRYKWFTYFYLGHRTSRYLLWFSHIMVLLLNMILINESSIYVITFGFQLVFYTIAVLRRFFYINNRFINMIYYYCMTLYAQIVGVMKVITGKAKPTWEKAGSTR is encoded by the coding sequence ATGTATATTTTTTTAGAAATACTGTTTTTTATATTTAGTTTTTTAGTATTTTGGGCAATAATAGGTTACCCTTTTTCTTTGAAAATTTTAGATAAATTACTAACAAAAAATGAATTGCCTAAAAATTATAATTATCAACCTACTATAACTATCTTGATAGTTGCTCATAATGAGGAAAGTGTTATAAAAGAGAAATTAGAGAATGTATCACGTATAAATTATCCTAAAGAAAAACTAGAAATTCTTATTTCTTCAGATAATAGTACAGATACAACTAATGAAATTGTGGAAGATTTTATTGTAAACAATCAAGATAAGAATATAAGAATTTATAAGGCTAAAAATCGTAAAGGAAAAACTAATGCACAAAATGAAGCGGTAAGAACAATTAAAAGTGAATTAATAGTATTTACAGATGCTAATGCAATGTTAGACAAAAATGCATGTATAGAATTAGCAGCGGCATTCTATGATGAAAGTATTGCATATGTAACAGGGAAACTGTGTTACACAAATAGGGATATTGATTTAGCGAGTGAATCTGAATCATCTTATTGGGATTTAGACCTTGCATTAAGAGATATTGAATCTAGGTTTCAGACTATAACCGCTGGTAATGGTGCTTTATACGCTTGTAAACGAAAAGATTATGTTGAATTTGATCCAATTAAAAGTCACGATAGCTCAATGCCGCTTTATTATTCCTTGAACAATAAGAATGCAATTGCTAACCATGATGCTTTAGCGTTTGAAAAAGCTGGAGAAAATATAAAAGACGAGTTTAATAGAAAGGTAAGAATGTCTCGAATTATTTTGGCATCTATATTGCCAAGTCTAAAAATCTTAAATGTTTTTAGATATAAATGGTTTACCTATTTTTATTTAGGTCATAGAACATCTCGATATTTACTTTGGTTTTCTCATATAATGGTGCTGTTGTTGAACATGATTTTAATTAATGAGAGTTCAATTTATGTTATTACCTTTGGATTTCAATTAGTATTCTATACAATAGCTGTACTTAGAAGATTCTTTTATATCAATAACAGATTTATCAATATGATTTATTATTATTGTATGACACTATATGCACAAATAGTCGGGGTAATGAAAGTAATCACAGGTAAAGCGAAACCAACATGGGAAAAGGCTGGGAGTACGAGATGA
- a CDS encoding acetyltransferase — protein MTKLILIGAGGHSKVIQDIVAEDKDFALYAIVDDAFDDMNEVDGIIYANTSFLEGISVKNYLFCVAIGNNNIRRNLYNKFNIPLESYATLVHPSAVISKSAKIGHGTVVMPNGVVNADTIIGNHCIVNTNSVIEHDNIIGDYVHISPNATLSGAVTVDEGTHVGAGSVVIPSKNIGSWSTVGAGSVVINNIMENVTVVGVPAKELKP, from the coding sequence ATGACTAAATTAATTCTAATTGGTGCTGGCGGTCATAGTAAAGTTATACAAGATATTGTAGCAGAAGATAAGGATTTTGCTTTATATGCTATAGTGGATGATGCATTTGATGATATGAATGAAGTAGACGGGATTATCTATGCGAACACTAGCTTTTTGGAAGGTATATCTGTAAAAAATTATTTATTTTGTGTTGCAATTGGGAATAATAATATTCGAAGAAATTTATATAACAAGTTTAATATACCGTTGGAATCCTATGCTACGTTAGTTCATCCTAGCGCTGTTATTAGTAAAAGCGCAAAAATTGGACATGGAACTGTTGTTATGCCAAATGGAGTAGTTAATGCCGACACCATTATTGGTAATCACTGTATTGTTAACACCAACTCGGTCATAGAGCATGATAACATTATAGGGGACTATGTTCATATATCTCCTAATGCGACGTTATCTGGAGCAGTCACCGTAGATGAAGGAACTCATGTTGGTGCTGGCAGCGTTGTAATACCTTCAAAGAATATTGGGAGCTGGAGTACTGTTGGTGCTGGTTCGGTTGTAATCAATAATATTATGGAAAATGTTACTGTAGTTGGAGTCCCAGCCAAAGAATTAAAACCATAA
- a CDS encoding M20 peptidase aminoacylase family protein, with the protein MATNHIEKKVMEIFEHLHTHPEISWKETETTQFIKNILIENGCRVRTFDDCTGVIGEIGEGKPVVGIRADMDALWQEVDGKFQANHSCGHDSHMSMALGVLLSIKDMEHTPDGTIRFIFQPAEEKGTGALKMVEKNVVDDVDFLYGVHLRPIQEVENGMATPALFHGAARHINGEIKGEDTHGARPHLGVNAIEIGAELVQKLNHIHMDPMIPHSVKFTKFQAGGESANIIPGNATFSIDLRAQRNDTIEELTTSVQEAVQSVSDYYGVPIDLSLESMMASAIVDPEAQEIMAESIKEVLGEENLVDPVTTTGSEDFHFYTLKKEHIKASVLGLGCDLKPGLHHPNMSFDHGMIMPGVRILTGAVLKTLEHFNF; encoded by the coding sequence ATGGCAACAAATCATATTGAAAAAAAAGTAATGGAAATCTTTGAACACCTGCACACCCATCCTGAAATTAGTTGGAAAGAAACCGAAACAACCCAATTTATCAAAAATATTTTAATAGAAAATGGCTGCCGTGTTCGTACGTTTGATGATTGTACAGGCGTAATCGGAGAAATTGGAGAAGGAAAACCTGTTGTAGGGATCCGCGCCGACATGGACGCCCTCTGGCAAGAGGTCGATGGAAAGTTCCAGGCCAATCATTCCTGCGGCCACGACTCCCATATGTCCATGGCCCTTGGGGTTCTCTTGTCCATCAAAGATATGGAACACACCCCTGACGGAACCATTCGCTTTATCTTTCAGCCCGCTGAGGAAAAAGGAACCGGTGCCCTAAAAATGGTGGAAAAGAACGTGGTTGATGACGTTGATTTCTTATACGGCGTACACCTGCGCCCTATTCAGGAAGTGGAGAACGGCATGGCTACCCCTGCCCTCTTTCACGGAGCTGCCAGACATATCAACGGAGAAATTAAAGGAGAAGATACACACGGTGCTCGCCCCCATCTTGGTGTGAATGCGATTGAAATCGGAGCGGAATTAGTGCAGAAATTAAATCATATTCACATGGATCCTATGATTCCACACTCCGTCAAGTTTACTAAATTCCAAGCAGGCGGTGAAAGTGCGAATATCATTCCAGGAAACGCAACCTTCAGCATTGATTTACGTGCCCAGAGGAATGACACGATCGAGGAATTGACTACTTCCGTACAGGAGGCCGTCCAATCAGTTTCTGATTACTATGGTGTTCCGATCGATTTATCTCTGGAATCTATGATGGCATCGGCGATTGTCGATCCAGAAGCACAAGAAATTATGGCGGAATCGATCAAGGAAGTTCTGGGAGAAGAGAATCTAGTAGATCCTGTAACGACAACAGGCAGTGAAGATTTTCATTTTTATACATTGAAAAAGGAACATATTAAAGCGTCTGTTCTTGGGCTGGGATGTGATTTGAAGCCGGGATTGCACCACCCGAATATGTCGTTTGATCATGGAATGATTATGCCGGGAGTGAGGATTTTGACGGGTGCGGTGTTGAAGACTCTTGAGCACTTTAATTTCTAA
- a CDS encoding acyltransferase — protein sequence MSEPNIGQNVIIEDNVKIGEGVTLGHNVIIYSGTKIGNNVIIQDNAIIGKQPTKAKSSILPDINRLPASEIGSEVTIGTSSIIYADCRIGDNVFVADLATVRERVKIGDYTIIGRGVSVENDSTVGIHCKLETNCYITAYSTLGDHVFVAPCAVTTNDNFMGRSNERFSKFKGVTVKRGGRIGANATVLPGNIIDEDGTVAAGSVVTKNVKKEEVVVGVPAKKIRDVSKSQLLKNQ from the coding sequence ATGAGTGAACCAAATATTGGCCAAAACGTAATAATAGAAGATAACGTTAAAATTGGTGAGGGTGTTACTCTTGGTCATAACGTTATCATCTATTCTGGAACAAAAATCGGAAATAATGTAATAATTCAGGATAACGCTATCATTGGTAAACAACCAACAAAAGCAAAATCCTCAATATTACCAGATATAAATCGACTTCCAGCCTCAGAAATAGGATCTGAAGTCACTATAGGAACTTCATCTATAATATATGCTGATTGTAGGATAGGAGATAATGTGTTTGTTGCAGATCTTGCAACTGTTCGTGAAAGGGTGAAAATAGGGGATTATACAATTATAGGACGGGGAGTTTCAGTCGAAAATGATTCAACAGTTGGAATACATTGTAAATTAGAAACTAATTGTTATATTACTGCCTACTCAACTTTAGGTGATCACGTTTTTGTAGCTCCTTGTGCAGTAACTACTAATGATAATTTCATGGGTAGAAGTAATGAACGCTTTAGTAAATTCAAAGGAGTAACTGTTAAAAGAGGTGGTAGAATTGGTGCGAATGCGACGGTTTTACCTGGTAATATTATTGATGAAGATGGAACCGTTGCAGCTGGTAGTGTAGTGACTAAAAATGTAAAAAAAGAAGAAGTTGTTGTTGGAGTTCCAGCAAAAAAAATTCGAGATGTATCAAAAAGTCAATTATTAAAGAATCAATGA
- a CDS encoding MurR/RpiR family transcriptional regulator has product MEDFYKKIEQSYDDLSKGLKKVANYLLEEPTAFAANPAKKVGEALDVSESMITRFCLTLGYKGYSELQAEVRDYVFNQKRIFEDYPLSQDEQKEQSFHKRVMLHDQFNIQSTAENISEEQFTEATATLADAEQVLIAGLRYTFSMSHWLTYALQSIGVNARLYRPDLDAHLDFGSAKHVFIVFSFHAYSTETLMLAEEAKRRDWTIIGITDSGIAPISKYADILFPVYFSKRSHSETAPIVFSFMNALVSGLSLQDPERTRENKLVMEEKRLKQTFKL; this is encoded by the coding sequence GTGGAAGATTTTTATAAGAAAATCGAACAATCCTATGATGATCTGTCAAAAGGGTTAAAAAAAGTGGCGAACTATTTACTGGAGGAACCGACAGCTTTTGCAGCCAACCCAGCCAAAAAGGTTGGTGAAGCACTTGATGTGAGTGAATCGATGATCACCCGCTTCTGCCTAACGTTAGGGTATAAGGGGTACAGCGAACTGCAAGCTGAAGTACGCGACTATGTGTTTAACCAGAAGCGGATTTTTGAGGATTATCCGTTGTCACAGGATGAGCAGAAAGAGCAGTCCTTTCATAAACGAGTGATGCTGCACGACCAATTTAACATCCAATCAACGGCCGAAAATATAAGTGAAGAGCAATTCACGGAGGCCACTGCTACCCTGGCAGATGCCGAGCAAGTGCTGATTGCCGGCTTACGTTATACCTTCTCCATGTCTCACTGGCTGACTTATGCACTGCAGTCGATCGGGGTCAATGCCAGATTATATCGTCCTGATCTCGATGCCCATCTTGATTTCGGATCAGCAAAGCACGTCTTTATCGTGTTCTCGTTCCACGCTTATTCAACAGAAACCTTAATGCTTGCCGAAGAAGCGAAACGACGCGACTGGACGATTATCGGCATTACCGATTCCGGCATCGCACCGATTTCCAAGTATGCTGATATTCTGTTCCCTGTTTACTTTTCAAAAAGGAGCCATTCAGAAACAGCCCCGATTGTGTTTTCCTTTATGAACGCACTCGTTTCTGGCCTCTCCCTTCAGGACCCAGAACGAACCCGAGAAAATAAACTAGTTATGGAAGAAAAGCGACTCAAGCAAACCTTTAAACTATAA
- a CDS encoding YfcC family protein, which translates to MAVEQSNSDMKHHQHPQKRKKKWAMPDAYIIMLLIMLVAAIATYILPSGAFERVEQGDITVVVPDSFHSVDGDPTGIMDFFLSIQNGMVETAGIIFLVLIIGGTFAVIESTGAINASIMKAVNKTKNREHLLVLFVGILLMIGGLTGAISNAVIAFIPIGIVLAKALDLDAIAGVAIIKLTAYVGFNTSFMSPFTVLIAQDIAGLPLYSGILFRSIMTVVIFAVTISYILWYIKRVKNDPAKSLMGANRFPKGDGKVDEDVHQKFTGTHKLILSFVVLAIVFYIVGALQFGWSLNHMAAIFLIITVGTGLIAKMSPNFVVKEFMGGAKNLVYGALIIGLARAIVLVMQNGEILDTIVHWLAVAMEPFSSVFGAIAMFIGNSLFALLVSSGSGNAVVMMPILTPLADLMEVPRQVAVTAYQLSDGFMNSITPASGVLLACLAIGGVPWTKWVRFMLPLIAMWYVLSMVFLAIGVLIGWGPNY; encoded by the coding sequence ATGGCGGTTGAACAGAGTAATTCGGACATGAAGCATCATCAACATCCGCAGAAGCGGAAGAAGAAGTGGGCGATGCCTGATGCTTACATTATTATGTTGCTGATTATGCTGGTAGCGGCGATTGCAACGTATATCTTGCCATCGGGTGCATTTGAGCGGGTGGAACAGGGAGATATTACGGTGGTCGTTCCAGACAGCTTTCATTCTGTCGATGGAGATCCGACGGGGATTATGGACTTCTTTTTATCGATTCAAAATGGCATGGTCGAGACAGCTGGTATCATTTTCTTAGTCTTAATTATCGGTGGAACTTTTGCCGTCATTGAATCGACCGGGGCCATCAATGCTTCAATTATGAAGGCGGTCAATAAGACAAAAAACCGTGAACATTTACTTGTCCTATTCGTAGGGATTTTACTCATGATTGGCGGTCTTACCGGCGCGATATCGAATGCGGTTATTGCCTTTATTCCGATCGGGATTGTCCTGGCGAAGGCGCTTGATTTAGATGCGATCGCTGGTGTGGCTATTATTAAATTAACGGCATATGTAGGATTTAATACCTCATTTATGAGTCCGTTTACCGTGTTGATTGCCCAAGACATTGCCGGACTTCCTTTGTATTCCGGCATTCTGTTCAGGTCGATCATGACCGTAGTGATTTTTGCCGTAACGATCTCGTATATTCTTTGGTATATCAAGCGAGTGAAGAATGACCCGGCGAAGAGTCTGATGGGGGCCAATCGTTTTCCAAAAGGCGATGGAAAAGTGGACGAGGATGTTCATCAGAAATTTACCGGCACGCATAAATTGATTCTATCTTTTGTCGTCTTAGCGATTGTGTTCTACATTGTCGGAGCCTTACAATTCGGCTGGTCACTTAATCATATGGCAGCTATTTTCCTCATTATCACAGTTGGAACAGGGCTGATTGCCAAAATGTCGCCAAACTTTGTTGTAAAAGAATTTATGGGCGGAGCGAAGAATCTCGTTTATGGCGCATTAATTATCGGACTAGCCAGAGCTATCGTCCTCGTCATGCAGAACGGAGAAATCCTCGATACAATCGTGCACTGGCTGGCCGTGGCGATGGAACCCTTCTCCTCAGTGTTCGGTGCGATTGCGATGTTTATTGGAAACTCTCTATTCGCCTTGCTTGTATCGTCTGGGAGCGGGAACGCCGTCGTGATGATGCCGATCCTGACACCATTAGCTGACCTGATGGAAGTACCGAGACAAGTGGCAGTGACGGCGTATCAATTGTCTGATGGTTTTATGAATAGTATTACACCAGCGTCTGGTGTGCTGTTAGCTTGCCTGGCGATTGGCGGGGTGCCATGGACGAAGTGGGTAAGGTTCATGCTGCCGTTAATTGCGATGTGGTATGTGTTGTCGATGGTATTCCTGGCGATTGGGGTATTGATTGGCTGGGGACCGAATTACTAA